The genome window ACAATCATTTCTACCCGTCGGTTAAGTTTCCGCGTCGCTTCCGAATTATTGCTGGCAATGGGGCGTGTAGGCCCATAACCGCGCGTGGTGATGCGATTGGCGGCAATACCATTCTGTACCAGGTACGCTTTCACGAGGTCAACACGCTGCTTGGAAAGCAGTAAGTTCTGGTCGAAGTCGCCCTGGTTGTCGGTGTGACCGGCTAACTCGATTTCTGCGGTTGGTTTGTCGCGCATGAAGGTTAGCAGTTGCTCAAGCGCTGGCCCTGCGTCGGAGAGCAATTCGGCTTTACTCTGCACAAATTCAATTGCTTTAAGCTGCGTCACTTTTCCCGTCGGCGCAACGATCAGCGGGGGCGTATAGGTAACTTTCGCATCGAGCGTTTTAGGCGGTGTTAACCGTTCGCTGGTCGGGGGGGCGCTACCACCCGATGGTCTACTCGCTGTTGCCACTGTCGAAGGGGCTGCGGGTGGGGGAGACGCAGGAAGGGAAGCCGCTGATACAGACACTGCCGGTTGGGTCGATTGAGGAGCAGACACCGTCGATGATGAAGGGTTACTCGTAGTGGCTACTGGCTTGGTGCCGATACGGTATAGGGGAATACTTTTCCCTGAAATTCTCTCGGTGGAAGGCGACGTAGGAGCAAGTTCCTGCACGAAAGGCTCATAGCCATCGGTAGTAGCCGATATTACGAAAGCATCTCTTGAACGAAGAACTAACTTATAGGCTCCATCGCTTCCTACGCGTTGCTTATCGCGCGCCGTACCCGACTGATTTTTCACTTCGATAATAGCTCCCGCAAGTGGCTTTTTTGATACGCCATCAATGATAGTTCCCTGGATCGAAAGTGATACCGGGCCCGTAGTAGCAGCCTGGGTCCTTGATTGTCCCCGGCTTGCCGTCAACAGCAAACCACTCAGGAACAGATAACTGACAAAAAAAATG of Spirosoma agri contains these proteins:
- a CDS encoding OmpA family protein, which translates into the protein MKQTYSIFFVSYLFLSGLLLTASRGQSRTQAATTGPVSLSIQGTIIDGVSKKPLAGAIIEVKNQSGTARDKQRVGSDGAYKLVLRSRDAFVISATTDGYEPFVQELAPTSPSTERISGKSIPLYRIGTKPVATTSNPSSSTVSAPQSTQPAVSVSAASLPASPPPAAPSTVATASRPSGGSAPPTSERLTPPKTLDAKVTYTPPLIVAPTGKVTQLKAIEFVQSKAELLSDAGPALEQLLTFMRDKPTAEIELAGHTDNQGDFDQNLLLSKQRVDLVKAYLVQNGIAANRITTRGYGPTRPIASNNSEATRKLNRRVEMIVVKQ